The proteins below are encoded in one region of Neodiprion virginianus isolate iyNeoVirg1 chromosome 7, iyNeoVirg1.1, whole genome shotgun sequence:
- the LOC124308608 gene encoding uncharacterized protein LOC124308608: MSEQKKKKLPFVFRRIVLDDDEAGIETDAGVLCEVMINGTKNISYVPKSFLSSLGIELPKNLHDKENCSSKTVDTSGDNLERDVSIQASGSTTAIRTVSHVLLPTFNSSNATVKWDDHDTKMMLDLYAENLNHVGPFKKFKTKKKKKKKDVGTHCG; this comes from the exons atgagcgaacaaaaaaaaaagaaacttccATTTGTGTTCAGGAGGATTGTGTTAGATGACGACGAGGCAGGTATTGAAACAGATGCCGGTGTGTTATGCGAGGTTATGATAAATG GTACAAAAAACATCTCATATGTTCCCAAAAGTTTTCTGTCAAGCCTGGGTATTGAACTGCCTAAGAACTTGCACG ataaagaaaattgcTCGTCCAAAACAGTTGATACTTCCGGGGATAACCTAGAACGTGACGTTAGTATACAAGCATCTGGCAGCACGACTGCTATTCGGACTGTTTCGCATGTATTGCTGCCAACGTTCAATAGCTCCAATGCTACTGTGAAGTGGGATGACCATGATACCAAAATGATGCTCGATCTGTACGCCGAAAACTTGAACCACGTTGGACCATTCAAAaagttcaaaacaaaaaaaaaaaaaaaaaaaaaagatgtggGAACACATTGCGGTTGA
- the LOC124308607 gene encoding putative nuclease HARBI1, protein MAEPVHEVRIIEELFSSENSDDEEDILLLRNIANRRRKIPRIQNYIADVVNHYNDKQFKSHFRVSRETCNYLIALFEQSEHYPKGPPFGGVRIKTAEEYILCYLWFAGNKSVYRIVAQLFGLSLSTAHAMIESVTTYLTDELGPLVIRFPRTLQEKQDICEEFEEIAGYPGVCGCIDGTFINIRTPAHKIKSTYVNRHDTTALTLQGICDAKKKFLDVFTGIPGKIHDARVFTLSFIRPTVLSMGPDFHILGDSAYPICENLMTPIRDYGNLTDEQREYNRRFCSTRVLIENAFGLLKQRFRQLIRTDMWGVLKTSKFILSCCVMHNLCIERNDFLDGIEHYMTEPEPEAEFIINDEARRLGVLKRNLLSRQFM, encoded by the exons ATGGCAGAGCCAGTTCATGAAGTGCGAATAATCGAGGAGTTATTTTCGTCAGAGAATTCCGATGATGAagaagatattttattattgcgGAATATCGCCAATAGAAGACGAAAAATTCCGCGCATCCAAAATTACATCGCTGACGTTGTTAACCACTATAACGATAAACAA tTCAAAAGTCATTTCAGAGTGTCGCGAGAAACTTGCAATTATTTAATAGCTTTATTCGAACAGAGCGAACATTATCCCAAAGGACCACCTTTCGGTGGTGTGAGAATAAAAACTGCTGAAGAGTACATTCTATGTTATTTATG GTTTGCAGGTAACAAATCTGTTTACCGCATTGTAGCTCAACTCTTTGGTTTGAGTTTGTCAACAGCGCACGCAATGATAGAAAGTGTAACGACTTATTTAACAGATGAATTGGGTCCACTGGTTATCAGATTTCCTCGTACCTTGCAGGAGAAACAAGACATTTGTGAGGAATTTGAGGAG ATTGCAGGATATCCAGGAGTATGCGGATGCATTGATGGTACGTTTATAAACATCCGTACACCCGCACATAAAATTAAGTCAACCTACGTTAATCGTCACGATACAACGGCATTGACTTTGCAAGGAATATGCGATGCGAAGAAGAAGTTCCTTGATGTGTTTACTGGAATACCAGGAAAAATTCATGACGCGAGAGTATTTACTTTGTCATTTATTCGCCCTACCGTGCTATCAATGGGCCCAGATTTTCATATACTCGGAGATTCTGCTTATCCGATATGTGAAAATCTGATGACACCGATCCGGGATTACGGAAATTTAACAGATGAACAAAGAGAATATAACAGGCGATTCTGTTCAACAAGAGTTTTAATCGAAAATGCTTTCGGGCTTTTAAAGCAAAGATTCAGGCAACTAATAAGAACAGATATGTGGGGTGTTTTAAAGACATCGAAATTTATACTATCATGCTGCGTGATGCATAATTTATGTATCGAAAGAAACGACTTCTTGGATGGAATTGAACATTACATGACAGAACCTGAGCCTGAAGCAGAGTTTATTATAAACGATGAAGCTCGGCGTTTAGGTGTATTGAAACGCAATTTGCTGTCCAGGCAATTCATGTAA